The DNA sequence TTTACCAATGCCGCTACTTGCGTGAAGGCTTGCTTTTCGCACATTTCGAAAATCTATTTGGCTTGTTGCCGGGTGTATAATTTGCCCGGCATTACCCAGTCCGAATGAGTGAAAAAATAGCGCTGACACGTGACGTAATACAATTGGGGAATGGTCAGATACAACTATACTTCTCGTTCAAAAACCTTTAGGTCCCTGAATTTGCACACGTCCGTTTGGTTAATTTTTCCGGTAGGCTGTAAATAAACCGGGCAAAGAGCCTTGATTTTTTTGAAACGACCATGCAGGAGTGGTTTCGTGGCGCTTTCTTCTACCTGCGTGATTTCTAACTCCGCAGACCTATCAGTTTCTCGTAAAAGGTCAATTCGTTCATAAATGACAAGTTACCCATTCCACGGGATTTGACAAAGAACCAAACTAATTAGTAACGGATACTTAAATAGGACTTACGCAGTCTTAGGTAGTAAAACAGAAATAGATGAATTTTACAATTGTTGCCGCAGCTATTCGGCCCACGGTAGGCAGGTGGCCTGGTAAATGGTGCGGCCGATGGCGCGGGCATATTACTGCAACGAGACCCAGGCTAAATAACAACAAGTTAAGTGATTGCGCTGCGCCTGGGCCTTGCGGCATTGGCATTTCCCGGAACCCGTTAATTGCTTGAAGCTCCGGTGAAACCCCTCCACCTGCCAGCGTACCTGTACGGCATCGATAACCATCTCCCGATTGAGACGGGCCGCCAGGTGATGGGTTATCACCCATTCAATGCGGCCGTCTATGGCAACCAGCTTGAAGAGTTTTATCCTAAACGGTACTTGTTGCAGGCGTACTTCCACGCCCCGGCTCCACCCCCCCCCGGCCGGCGGTTCGAGCGTGTCCAGCGACTGGGAACCCGTTTCTTTGCTCAGACGCACTAACCGATTGCTCTTCAAGGTGGTAAAAAACGTCCAACCAGCCCGCTCAATCACTTTCAGGTTCTCACTGCTGGCATACCAACTGTCAAAAAGCAGCGTCCGGGCCTGGATTTTTCCTTCCTCCACCACCTGTTTGAACATGCTTTGGAAATGGTCGTTTTTCATCAGCCCGTCTTGAGCAGGCGCGTACACGCGGAAGTCAAGGGGCATAAAATCACCCCTTTCACCGCTATTGTGGACTAAATTAACCAGCCCGATGCCCGTGACTAGCCCGTGTACATTCCCTGAATACTGTCGTTGCGCGACCTCAATGAAGCGACGATAGCGCTTATCCTGCACCCTATCGTCCACCAACAGAAATGCTTCGGGCGAGTCGGACAACAAAGGCTGTACCATCTCTCGTAACTGACTAGCAGAAAACGTATTATTACGCAAAAAGCGGTATACTTGGTCGTGGCTCACCTCCGGGAGGTGGGCTGCCAAATGCGTCCCCGTATAGTTGCGCGGGGTGTTGCAAAAAATCAATATAGGTGCGTTGAGTTAGCATAAAAGGTCGTTTTTAGCCCAAATTACGCCCTTTGCGTAAGTCCTATTAGCGTGTCTTTCAGGTCCGTGTACAGCCCGGTCCGCCGGCTTTTTCAGCCGGCGGACCGGGCTGTACACGGACCTGAAAACTGCTGCAACTCGCTCTGAAAGCTAGGGGCCCCGCCAAACCTGGTCGGGGCCCTACTTATCTACACCAATTTCAACATCATGTCCGCATCTCCATAAGCCAACTTGTCTGAGTCGGCCGGGGCTATTTGCAGGCCGTTAAGGAAGGCTCTGCTGGGAGCGTTGGGGACGTAGGGGTAATCGGCGGAAAACAGGATGCGGTCGCTGCCGAAGGTGGCCAGGGCGGCGTCGAGCAGCGAGCGGGTGAAAATACCGCGGGTGGTGAGGTACGCGTGGTTGCGCAGGGTTTGGGCAGTTTGTTGGCCCAACGGCCCAACGGCCCGGCGGCCCGGCGCGACGGCCCGCCCGGGGCCCCGGCTTCACCAAACCCAACGGCTGGGCCTAGTACCTTGCGGCCTTCACTTAATGCAAGCTTTGCATGGAAAAACTCGTGTTGCTGCGCCACGGCGAAAGCGTCTGGAACCAGGAAAACCGCTTCACCGGCTGGACCGACGTGGACCTGACGGAAACCGGCCGCCAGCAAGCCGTGCTGGCCGGCCAGCTGCTGAAAGCCAATGGCTATGCGTTTGATATGGGCTTCACGTCGGTGCTGAAGCGGGCCATAAAAACGCTCAACATCACGCTCGAAGAAATGGACCAGCTCTGGGTGCCGGTGCAGAAGTCATGGCGCCTGAACGAACGATTCTACGGGGCCCTACAAGGCCTCAACAAGGCCGAAACCGCCCTCCAGTACGGCGCCGATCAGGTGCAACAGTGGCGCCGCGACCCCCACGCGCACCCGCCGGCCATCACCCCCGACGACCCGCGCTTCCCCGGCCACGACCTGCGCTACCAGCACCTCACCGACCGCGAGCTGCCCCTGACGGAGAACTTGGCCGAGACGATGGCGCGCGTAATGCCGTTCTGGACCGAGAAAATAATGGGGGCCCTGCACCGCAACCAAAAGGTAATTGTGTGCGCCCACGGCAACAGTCTGCGCGCCCTGGTGCAGTACATCGACCACCTCTCGGACGAGGAAGTGACCAACCTGGACATCCCCACCGGCGTGCCGCTCGTGTATGAGCTAGACGATAACCTGGACCGGATTCGGCACTATTATTTGGAATAGCTCTGGCGCTATTTATAAAGTATTTTGCGTATTACGAAATATGCTGTTCCACTCTTCAATAAAATTATTTAGGTTGTTGGGTTCGAATAATCTGCGGGAAAGCTTTGGCGAAAAATTATATTTCGAATTCTTAAATCTGATTTTTAGGGCCCCTAAAATTAGGAAATAACTTTCAATTATTTGAAAATTAGAATGTGAAAAATGTATTTCATTTTTGAAAATCCTGTTAATATAAATTCCTTTTTTGTTGAAAGATACTTCGGATAAAAACGATGTATAAGTGAGGTAAATAACTGCTAATAGACAGCCAAAGCTGATGAAATAACCATCGACTAATAATATTGCCAGCATTGCAAACGCGAATACTGCATCGACTGCTAAGTATATCCAAGACAGATTTACTGAACTACTGCTGATAAGTTCTTTTGCCATACAGATACAATCTCAATATGAAAGATTGCTTTACCGCACGCCGAGCCGGTTGCGCCGCCAGCCCGAGGCGGCTGGGGCCCCTGCGGTATCGGCAGCGGCGGGGGCCTGGGGCTGCTTGGTTTCGAGTAGCAGGGCCACTAGGGCGGCGGCTACCTGGGCGGTGGCCTCGTCGGGGGCGGGCGGCGTGAGGGCCCCGGCAGGGAAATGGTCGCGGATGAAGTTAGTGTCGAAGTTGCCGCTCACGAAGGCGGGGTGGCGCAGCACGTATGCCCCGAAGCCCAGCGTGGTTTCGATGCCCGTAATCTGATACTCCTCAATGGCGCGCAGCATCCGGGCGATGGCCTCGGCGCGGTCGGCCCCGAAGGTCACCAGCTTGGCAATCATCGGGTCGTAGTAAATCGGGATTTCCATGCCCTGCTCGAAGCCGTCGTCCACGCGCACGCCGGGGCCCTGGGGGCGCACGTAGGTGGTGAGGGTGCCGATGTCGGGCAGGAAGTTGTTCTGCGGATCTTCGGCGTACACGCGCAGCTCCAGGGCGTGGCCCTGGATGGTCAGGTCCTCCTGGCGAAAGGGCAGGGGCTGGCCCTCGGCGATGCGGATTTGCTCCTTCACCAGGTCGAGGCCCGTGATTTGCTCCGTCACGGGGTGCTCCACCTGGAGGCGCGTGTTCATCTCCAGGAAGTAAAACTTGTGGTTTTCGTCGAGCAAAAACTCTACCGTGCCGGCCCCGGTGTAGTTGCAGGCGCGGGCCACGTCCACGGCCGCGCGGCCCATCTGGGCGCGCAATTCGGGCGTGAGCACCGACGACGGCGCCTCCTCAATCACCTTTTGGTGGCGGCGCTGGATGCTGCACTCGCGCTCGAACAGGTGCACAATATTGCCGTGCTCGTCGCCGAGCACCTGGATTTCAATGTGGCGCGGCGAGCCGATGTACTTCTCAATGAACACCGCCCCGTCGCCAAACGCCGAGGTGGCCTCCGACACGGCCAGCTGCATTTGCTCCACAAACTCGTCGGCGTGGTTCACCACGCGCATGCCCTTGCCGCCGCCGCCGGCCGAGGCCTTGATGAGAATCGGGAAGCCCACCTGCGCAGCAATGGCCTGGGCGGCGGGCACGTCGGTGATGGCTTCCTCGGTGCCCGGCACCAGTGGAATGTCGAAATCGGCCACGGCGGCCTTGGCGGCCAGCTTGCTGCCCATCAGCTCCATGGCCTCGGGCGAGGGCCCCACGAAGATGAGGCCGGCCGCGCGCACGGCGCGGGCAAAGCCGGCGTTCTCGCTCAGGAAGCCGTAGCCGGGGTGGATGGCATCAACGCCCAGCGCCAAGCAGATTTCGATGATTTTGTCGCCGCGCAGGTAGCTGTCTTTGGAGGGCGGGGGCCCCACGCACATGGCCTCGTCGGCGTAGCGCACGTGCAGGGCCTGGCGGTCGGCCTCGGAGTAGATGGCGACCGTCTGGAGGCCCATTTCTTTAGCCGAGCGCAGCACGCGCAGGGCAATTTCGCCCCGGTTGGCGACGAGCAGTTTGGTAATTTTTTTCATGCGGCGGGTGGGAAACGGGCGGTGTGGCCGCAAAGAAAGTGGCAAACAGTCCGCCCGCCGCAAACTCTGCGGCGGCGACGGGGTTATTAGGCCCAAATTATGTACAACCGCATCTGGGGGTTATATTTGTGATTAAGCCCGTCTTGGCTAGCCACACCAATCTCCGGAGGGGCTGTTCCCCCGCGTTTTACACTCACCTTATTCCCGTTCCTTTAGTGGATATTTTCGACCGGATTTCGGCCAATCGTGGCCCGTTGGGTTCGCATTCACACTACGCCCATGGCTATTTTGCCTTTCCTAAGCTGGAAGGTGAAATCAAGCCCCGCATGATGTTTCGTGGTAAAGAAGTGCTAACCTGGAGCCTCAATAATTATTTGGGCCTAGCCAACCACCCCGAAGTGCGCCGTATAGACGGCGAAGCGGCCGCGGCCTGGGGCATGGGGTATCCCATGGGCGCGCGCATCATGAGCGGTAACACGAGCTACCACGAGCAGTTGGAAAGCGAGTTGGCTGATTTCATGAGTAAGCCCGATGCCTTGCTGCTGAATTTTGGCTATCAGGGGATTCTCAGTACGATTGATTCGCTGGTGACCCGCCACGACGCCATCGTATACGATGCCGAGTCGCATGCCTGCATCATCGATGGCGTGCGCCTGCACCAGGGCAAGCGTTTCGTGTACCCGCACAACGACATTGCCAACCTCGAAAAGCAGCTGCAGCGCGCCACCCGCCTCACGCAGGAAACCGGCGGTGGCATTCTCGTCATCACGGAGGGTGTGTTCGGAATGTCGGGCAACATGGGTAAGTTGCGCGAAATTGTGGCGCTTAAGGAGAAATACTCGTTTCGGTTCCTCGTCGACGATGCTCATGGTTTTGGCACAATGGGAGCTACCGGAGCGGGTACGGCCGAGGAATTGGGCGTTATTGACAGCGTGGACATAATTTTTTCCACCTTCGCCAAGAGTATGGCCAGCATCGGCGCGTTCGTGGCCGGGAATGAAAGCGTGATTGAATATTTGCGCTATAACATGCGGAGTCAGATTTTCGCCAAATCGCTGCCCATGCCACTCGTTATCGGCGCACTAAAGCGGTTAGAATTGCTGCGCACCCAGCCCGAGCTCAAGGAAAACCTGTGGAACGTGGTGCACGCCCTGCAGAGTGGCCTGCGTGAAAAAGGCTTCAACCTCGGTACTACCGAATCGCCGGTGACTCCCGTGCTACTGGCTGGTGAAATCTCCGACGCTACGGCCCTAACCTTTGATTTACGCGAGAACCACGGTATTTTCTGTTCCATTGTGGTGTATCCGGTGGTGCCCAAGGGCGTGATTATGCTACGCCTCATCCCCACGGCTACGCACACGCTGGCCGACGTGCAGGAAACGATTGTGGCCTTCGAGGCCATGGCCGCCAAGCTGGATAAGGGGCTTTACAGCAAAGCCATGACCCCGGCCCAAATAGCCTAAAAGCTCTGCCACGGCACATTGCGCCGGTCGTCCAAGTGGGCGGCCGGCGCGCTTGTTTTAGCACTATGCCAAGATGGGTGACTGAGTGGTGAATGTCAGCGTTGGCAGCTTTTCAACTAAAAACTGCTTTCCTGCGTAATGCGGGGACATTGGAAAAATAGCGAAAAGTTGCTTGCATTTGAAATCCCTGTATATTAGGGCCGTCTAAATGCTTCAACCTGTTTCTTTTCCCCAATCCAACCCCCAAACTTCCATGAACAACTTTGCTAAACTGAAAGACCTGGTACTCTCGCTGGAAGGCGACTTCGACAAGTTCTACGACAAGCACAATGCTGCCGCCGGCACTCGCGTCCGCAAGGGCATGCAGGAGTTGAAGACGATGGCCCAGGAGTTCCGCACCGAAGT is a window from the Hymenobacter nivis genome containing:
- a CDS encoding amidohydrolase family protein codes for the protein MGQQTAQTLRNHAYLTTRGIFTRSLLDAALATFGSDRILFSADYPYVPNAPSRAFLNGLQIAPADSDKLAYGDADMMLKLV
- the gpmA gene encoding 2,3-diphosphoglycerate-dependent phosphoglycerate mutase codes for the protein MEKLVLLRHGESVWNQENRFTGWTDVDLTETGRQQAVLAGQLLKANGYAFDMGFTSVLKRAIKTLNITLEEMDQLWVPVQKSWRLNERFYGALQGLNKAETALQYGADQVQQWRRDPHAHPPAITPDDPRFPGHDLRYQHLTDRELPLTENLAETMARVMPFWTEKIMGALHRNQKVIVCAHGNSLRALVQYIDHLSDEEVTNLDIPTGVPLVYELDDNLDRIRHYYLE
- the accC gene encoding acetyl-CoA carboxylase biotin carboxylase subunit — translated: MKKITKLLVANRGEIALRVLRSAKEMGLQTVAIYSEADRQALHVRYADEAMCVGPPPSKDSYLRGDKIIEICLALGVDAIHPGYGFLSENAGFARAVRAAGLIFVGPSPEAMELMGSKLAAKAAVADFDIPLVPGTEEAITDVPAAQAIAAQVGFPILIKASAGGGGKGMRVVNHADEFVEQMQLAVSEATSAFGDGAVFIEKYIGSPRHIEIQVLGDEHGNIVHLFERECSIQRRHQKVIEEAPSSVLTPELRAQMGRAAVDVARACNYTGAGTVEFLLDENHKFYFLEMNTRLQVEHPVTEQITGLDLVKEQIRIAEGQPLPFRQEDLTIQGHALELRVYAEDPQNNFLPDIGTLTTYVRPQGPGVRVDDGFEQGMEIPIYYDPMIAKLVTFGADRAEAIARMLRAIEEYQITGIETTLGFGAYVLRHPAFVSGNFDTNFIRDHFPAGALTPPAPDEATAQVAAALVALLLETKQPQAPAAADTAGAPAASGWRRNRLGVR
- a CDS encoding aminotransferase class I/II-fold pyridoxal phosphate-dependent enzyme codes for the protein MDIFDRISANRGPLGSHSHYAHGYFAFPKLEGEIKPRMMFRGKEVLTWSLNNYLGLANHPEVRRIDGEAAAAWGMGYPMGARIMSGNTSYHEQLESELADFMSKPDALLLNFGYQGILSTIDSLVTRHDAIVYDAESHACIIDGVRLHQGKRFVYPHNDIANLEKQLQRATRLTQETGGGILVITEGVFGMSGNMGKLREIVALKEKYSFRFLVDDAHGFGTMGATGAGTAEELGVIDSVDIIFSTFAKSMASIGAFVAGNESVIEYLRYNMRSQIFAKSLPMPLVIGALKRLELLRTQPELKENLWNVVHALQSGLREKGFNLGTTESPVTPVLLAGEISDATALTFDLRENHGIFCSIVVYPVVPKGVIMLRLIPTATHTLADVQETIVAFEAMAAKLDKGLYSKAMTPAQIA